The genomic segment GTAAGCCGCAGGGCAATCACAACGGCGGGCAGCTTGCGTTTGATCCGGACGGCTTTTTGCTCTTCGGGATCGGCGATGGCGGCGGGGCGGGCGACAGCGGCGACGGTCACAATCCGACGATTGGCAATGCGCAGGACAAGACGACGCTGCTCGGAAAGATACTGCGAATCAATGTCAATGCGGGCTCGCCCTATGGCATCCCGGCGGATAACCCGTTTGTCGCGGAGGCGGGGGCCCGGCCGGAGATCTACGTGCTCGGCGCGCGGAATCCCTGGCGGTTTTCATTTGATTCGGGCGGCGAGCGGCGGCTTTTTGTCGCAGACGTCGGTCAGAATCTGTTTGAAGAGGTGAGCATCGCCGCCAAGGGCGACAATCTCGGTTGGCGGATTCGCGAGGGCGCGGGATGCTTTGATCCCGCCGATTCGAATAATCCCCCCGCGCAGTGCGCGAATACCGCGGCCGACGGCGAGCCGCTCATTCCTCCGATTCTCCAATACCCGCATTCCGATTCATCCGGCGGGCCGTCGGGCATTGCGGTCATCGGGGGGTTTGTCTATCGCGGCGGGGCGATACCCGGTCTGACGGGCCGGTATGTCTTTGGCGACTGGAGCAAGGGCTTTCTCTTTCCCGACGGGTCCCTGTTTGTGGGGACGGAAGCGGGCGACGGGAGTTGGACGATGGAGCATCTCACCGTGCGCGACCGATCGGGTGGGCGAATTGGGGAGTTCCTGCTCGGCATGGGGCGGGATATGGCGGGCGAACTGTATCTTCTGAGCAGTGCGAATTCCGGGCCGACAGGCAACACGGGGAAGGTATACAAGGTTGTCCCGTAAGTGGAGAATGAACCAATGCAATTACGCCGAATGACCGCGTGGGTCGGTGTTTCATCGCTTATTGCCGCGGCGGCCGGAATGGGCCCGGGTTGTCAAGGTAATGTCAACACGCCCCCGCCTCCGTCCGGACAGATGGTTTCGTTCGCCAATCAGATTCAGCCAATCTTTAACGCCCATTGCATCGACTGCCACAGCGGCGGCGGGCCGCCGCTCAGCGGGGTTACGTTGAATCTGGAGGCCGGCGTTGCGTACGCGGCGATCGTCAATCAACCGAGCGAACAGGATGCGAGTTTTACGCTCGTGGTCCCCGGTATACCCAACGGTAGTCTGCTTTATTGGAAGGTCAGCTCGGATACGCCGCCCGTCGGTTCGACGATGCCGCTGTTCGGCGCGCGGCTCTCGGCGAATGAGGTGGCGCTTTTGCGCGACTGGATTGCACAGGGCGCCCCGAATAACTAAGGTAGCAGGAAAGGCGTGTGGATTTCGTGACTCCGTCGCAAATCGGAGGCTGTTTTGTGCTTTGGAGGGAGTGCCATGCACGATCTCGATCGTTTTCAGGCGTTTCTGCGATACAGCGAATGGGCCAACGAGCAACTCCTTCGCGCGGCGGCGGGTTTGAACGATGAGCAGCTCGATCAGTGCTTCGACATGGGCCGCGGCACGCTGCGCAAGACGTTCATGCACCTGTGGGCCGGTGAAAGCGTCTGGCTGGCGCGATGGAAGGGGAAAACGGAAACGCCGTGGCCGGACGAGGAACTGAAGGCGACCGTGCCCAACATTGACGAGCGGTTCAAGGGCGTTTATTCCGATCGCGCCCCGTTCATGGCGACGCTCAAGGATGCAGACGTTGGGCGCGTCATCACCTATCGCGACTCAAAGGGCAGCCTGTACAAGGCGTCGCTCGGCGACATGATCATGCAGGGGATCACCCATTCGATACACCACCGTGCGCAGGCAGTCAATATGCTGCGTCGGCTCGGCGCCTCGGCGCCGGAAGTCGATTACATGTATTGGGTGCGGAAGCCGGCGTAGGCTGAATGCGGAATTCGGATTGCGGAATGCGGAATAATAATAAAACGCGGCTTCACGTCGTATCAACTTAATTTAACATGCACGACGCCATCCTCAAACGTTTCGACGCCCCCGACGAGACGCGGACGTTCGAGAGGGGAAAGTTCGACGTGATTCGCATGGGCGCGATGACCATCGGCCGCGCGACCTACGAGCCGGGCTGGAAGTGGTCGATCCACGTCGGCGCGGCGACCGGCGCGGCGCTGTGTCAGGTCGAACACGTCGGAATGGTTGTGTCGGGGCGCGCGATGGTGAAGATGGCTGACGGCCGCGAGATCGAGATGAAACCGGGCGACGTGTTCTATGTCGCGCCGGGGCACGATAGCTGGGTGGTCGGGGACGAGCCGTATGTGTCGCTGCATTTCCTCGGCGCGGACGATTACGCGGCCTGACGGCCTTGTTCGAGACAGTCATCATGCCATCCACCCAGCGATGTGAGCGCTCTCGTCGGCATTCGACGCCGATTGGATTCCTCATCGTGCTCTTGCTGCCGGTCGGGGCATTCGCCCAGCAAAGCCATTGGGCCACGAAGATGGATGCGGCATGGACGGCGGCCCAATCGGCCGACGAGGCGAAGGATTGGAAGCGGGCGGCGGGTTACTATCGAGAGGTGCTGCTGCTGATACCGCACGAGTCGACGTCGAAAGTGGCCCTGGCGCGGTGCCTGGCCCAGCTCGGAGAGACGGACGAGCCGCTGCGGCTTCTCGAAACCGCGGTCGAAAACGGTTGGAATCAAACCCAAGCGCTTCGCGAGGAGCCGGCCTTTGAGGGAATGCGACGCGACCCGCGATACCAGCGGCTCTACGAGCGAATCGCCGAGATTGAAAAAGAGAATATCGTCGTCTACCTTCCGCCGGGGCTCGATAAGGCCCAACCCGCTCCGCTGATCGTGGCGTTTCACGGCCGGAATGAAAACCCACACGCTTTTGTGCCGACGTGGAGAGACGCCGCGAATTCCCTCGGCGCAGTCATTGTCGCGCCACGCGGCGTGCATCGGGTGTCGGACAATTTGCTAAACGTCTGGGAGAGCCCGGAGGCGACGCGCGACCGCGACACGTCCAGGATAGACCTTGCGGCGTGCAGGAGGCTGGCGGACGAAGCGATTCGCCTGGCCAGGAAGAAGGCCGCTATTAACGAGCGCAGGATCGTCTTGACCGGATACTCGCAGGGCGGCGTCGTGGCGCTTCGGCTGCTTTGCGATTCCCCGAAGCAATTCGCCGGCGCGTTTGCCCAGGCGACGGTTTACAAACCGCTCGGGGAAGAGGCGTGGCGGGCCGCGCGCATCGAGCGCGCCGGGCGGGTGTATCTGCTGTCGGGTGAATTGGACACGCTGCGTCCGCGCTCTGAGGACGCGTACAAAGAGTTGAAGGCCGCCGGATGGTCGGTCGAGTTGGAGATCGTGTCCGGTTGCGGCCACGAGCCTCCCGAGGATAACTCCCGGAGGCAGATCGAGGCGATCCGCTTTATCCTGGGTGCGCCAATCCCTGACGGGTGATCTCAAGTTGTGGCGTAGTATTTCTTCACCCTCTTGCGGCCGGCGTTTCAAAGGACTAGCATCTTTCCGTTCGCTAGGGGCGTCCGCGCGGAGCGGGCTGAGATTCGGCCGGTGAGCCGAGACCCTTGGAACCTGATCACCAAGACGCGACTTGAGGCCTGAGGCTTGAGACCTAAGGCGGCGAGGTTGCGGCAAGGTGCGTAGGGAAGCGACATGATCCACAGAAACAGCACGTCCTTCCATCAGCGATTGCGGCGAGTCCGTGAACGCGGCTCTGCGCCTCTGTCGCCACTCACGTAAGAAAGGATCACGCCCATGCGCCCAGTGTCTTTCCTCGTGATGTCCTATGTCATGTTCCTCGCGACGTCGATGACCGCCGCGCAGGAGTCGAACCGGCCCGGCGCCGGCCCTGCGAAGCTGTCCGTCGCCAAGATGATCCACGAGACGGTCACGATCACACAGGGCGATGCGAAGCTCTCCTGTTATCTTGCGCGGCAGGACTCGGCCACGCCGCTGCCGGGGCTGCTGCTGATCCACGAGTGGTGGGGGCTGAACGATTGGGTCAAGCAGCAGGCCGATCGTTACGCCCAAAAGGGCTATGTCGTGCTGGCCGTCGATCTGTATCGCGGCGAGGTGGCGGCGGACCGGGATCATGCGCACGAGCTGATGCGGGGTCTGTCCGATGACCGGGCGATGGCGGACTTGCGGGCGGGCTTCGACTACCTCGTGCGGCATGAGGCGACGAAGGGTCAGCGAATCGGCGTCATGGGCTGGTGCATGGGCGGCGGGTTCGCACTGAAGCTGGCCATCGCCGAGCCCAAGGTCGCCTGTACCGTCGTCTGCTACGGTCGACCGGTCACGGACGTGGCGGAGCTGCGCAAGATCAAGGGGCCGCTGCTGGGCATCTGGGGCGAGACCGACCGGGGAATCGAGGTGGAGCCGTTCAAAAAGGCGCTGAATGAGGCGGGCGTGAAGGCGACGCACCATATTTACCCCGGCGCGGGTCACGCGTTCTTGAACGAAACCAACAAGAAGGGTTACCACGCGGAGCAGGCGAAGAAGGCGTGGGGGGAGATTGAACACTTCCTGGAAGCGAACCTCAGAAAATGAAAAGGGGCATTCGTCAGTGATCAATATTATGCGATCTCGGTGTATTGTCGTCGTCTTGTGTGCGACAGCCCATCCGAGTTTCCTGCGCGCGGAGCCCGGAGAATCACCCTCCAAACAGGCAGCGCGCCCACCGGTCATCCAAGTGGGACAAGCCGACCTCGTCGGAAAACCGGCCCCCGCGCTGACGATTGAGAAGTTTCTGCAAGCTCCTCCGCGGGTCGTCCCGTCATGGGAGTCACTCAAGGGCAAATGCGTCGTGCTGGAGTTCTGGGCGACGTGGTGCGCCCCGTGCGTCGGGGCCATTCCCCACATGAACGAGCTGGCCGGCCGGTTCAAGGACAAGCCGATCGTGTTTATCTCCGTCACCCACGAGCCCGAAGCGAAGATCATCCCCTTCCTGAAACGGCGGAGCATGAGCAGTTGGATCGGACTGGACACCGATCGTTCGTTCTTCCGCGACTACAACGTGAAGGGCATCCCCCATACGGTCCTGGTCGATGCCAGGGGCACCGTGGCCGCCATCGGGTATCCGCACGATGTCACGGTCGAGGCACTGGAGTCGCTTATTTCAGGAAAGCCCGTGATCCTGCGCCCGGCGGAGGACGAGCGGCCCGTCGTCCCCGCCAAACGCGAGGAGCCGGTCGCGGCGGAACCCATGTTTGAGATCGTCATCCGTCCCACGGCGGAAGGTTTCGGTGCCGGCACGACGATCGGCGTGGGAAAAATGAGCCTGGTCTCCAACCCGCCGCTAAACCTGCTTTCCAGCGTTTATCAGACGCCGGCTTATCTCGTTGATCTGCGCGCCACGCTGCCCGACGGATACTATGACGTCGTTGCATCCTTGCCGGCCGGAAAGGCGGAACAGTTGTATCCCCTTCTGCGGCGGGCCACCGAAACGGCCTTTGGCATCACGACGCGACGCGAACGCCGCGAATCGGACGTATACGTCCTGACATTGCCCGAGGGCGGTTCGTCGTTGCTGAAGCCGACTGCGATGGCAAGTGGCGGATCGGGCACCAGATCATCCACTGATAAAATTGAGTTGACCGGCGAAACGCTCAAGAGGCTTGCCGCGCTTCTGGGGACCCGGCTCAGTACACCGGTCATCGACGAGACGGGGCTCGCCGGTCGGTATGACATCAAGCTGAAATGGGAAGGCGACGGGCCCGAGCCGGTGATTCAGGCCGTTGAGCAGACGCTCGGCCTGGAGCTGCGACCGGCGCGACGGCGCGTGGAGTTTCTGGTGGTTGAGAACGAGTCGAGGGGCGGCGAAAGGAGCCATGATGATATCGAAGATTAACCTGGCGGAGAAGTTCGCGAGAATCCCCGAGCCGTGGAAGCCGCATATCGTGGCGGAGGTGAATGACTGCTACGTGAAGCTCGGCAAGTTCAAGGATGAGTTCGTGTGGCACCATCATGAGAATGAGGACGAGATGTTCCTCGTTGTGAAGGGCTGCTTCACGATGAAGCTGCGCGACGGTGACCTGCACATCAAGGAGGGCGAGATGGTCGTCATCCCCCGCGGAGTGGAGCACCTGCCCGTGGCCGACCACGGCGAGGCCTGCGTGATGCTGATCGAGCCGAAGACGACGCTGAATACGGGGAATGTGCGGAATGAGCGGACGGTGGAGCGATTAAAGAGAATCTGATGTGCGGCATGAACATATCGTGTGTTTCGGATTTGGAAGGCCGGTTCCCTTTTATTTACCATGTACTTTCAAGCACTGACGCGACTGATCATGCGATGTCGGCAGAAAGCGCAGCCTGCGAAAGAGGGCGGTCGCTTGTTCAATATCTATCGCGCGCGACTCAGAAGGCTGCCTGGTATTTGGGAGGTTACTTACACGATAGCGAGGTGCTCCACAGCAGTCTAGTAAATAATGAATTCCATATTCGACTCGACGATTTCTCTACGCATTGCCTCTTCGATGTTCTCGCCCGGCACCGAGGCATGACAACAGATTCCTGTTTTGGCAAGCCTGCGCCCCTAGATGTAATGATTCGCCATGTCGACCAAATCGATTTTTTTCAACTCGAGGAAGATCAGAGATTTTCGCGTTGCGATTCGAATGTTTTGGTTCCGAAAAGTACATGGCTTTATGACGACATCGATTTTGCTCGGCCCGAACAATTTGGTTTGGGTCTGATCTTCTGGACTCCGTCATCAGACCATATCTTGGTCGCATTGCACGCAAGGAGTATTGAGTTTGATGAACATCAAGAAGAATCATTTGTAAGTCTGTTTGGTGTGGAATGCGTAGATTTGTTTAATGCTTATTGGAAGGCGCGGAAACGCCGTTCCTTTGATCGTTCCCAGATTAAGGATGTCTTGGAGGGCAACAGCGACTTTGACGATTGGTGCGCCCCCCTTTGATCCTCACCGAATCACAACGATGCAGAGGTAAACTCATGACTCAAATCCAATTCGCCCGCAATGCCATTCTCGCGCTAGAAATGGTTCGCGTCGCGCAGCGCAAGTGCGTCACGCCATCTGGTCCACACAACAAGGTAAGTCATCGATGACACGAGTGAAACGCCAAATCGTTGTGCTCGGCGGCGGCGGGTTCAGCGCTCAGCCCGACAACAGGCTGCTCGATGATTACGCGCTGCGGCTGACGCGAAAACAGGCGCCCCGGGTCTGCTTCGTGGCCACGGCGGGCGGCGATAACCCGGATTACGTCAAGCGATTCTACGCGGCGTTTCGTTGGCCGCGGGCGAAGGCCTCGCACCTTCCGCTTTTCGCGAGGGATAGCGCGACTCCGCGCGAGCAGTTGCTGGCGCAGGACCTGATCTATGTCGGCGGCGGGAATACGGCGAACCTGCTGGCCGTCTGGCGACTGCACGGCGTGGATCAGATTATGCGCGAGGCCTGGCAACGCGGAATCGTCCTCGCCGGAGTGTGCGCGGGCATGCTCTGTTGGTTTGAAGGCGGGGTGACGGATTCCTTCGGCCCGTTGGCCGCAGTGCGAAACGGCCTGGGCATTCTGTCAGGTAGCGCGTGCCCTTATTACGACGCCGACCCATTGCGCCGTCCCACCTATCATCGGAAGATCCGGGACGGACTACCGGGCGGCTACGCGGCAGACGTTGACGCCGCCCTCCATTTCGTGGGAACCAGACTGAAGGCGTGCCTGAGTTCGCGGCGCGGGGCGCGGGCCTACCGCGTGGAGCTGCGGGCGGGCGCTGTCCGGGAGACGGCCCTGCCGACCCGGTTGCTGGGCGCGCGGCAGAAGACGAAGCACACACGCCAGCGGCGAAACACCAATGACGGAGACAAGTCATGACACAATTACAATCCGCCCGCAAGGGCATCGTTACACCGGAAATGGTCCGCGTCGCGCAGCGCGAGTGCGTTACGCCGGAGTTTATTCGCGATGAGGTCGCGCGCGGGCGGATCGTCATTCCCGCGAACGTGCGGCATCTGGCGGGGGCCGCCGGACAAAGCTCGAATAGCGAATTGCGAATATCGAATAGCGAAAGTCAGAATAGGAACCGACGCGCTTCTGAGGACCATTCGCCATCTATTCGCCAATCGACATGGTTACCAGCCGGTCATCCCGGTCATCGTGCTGATGCCGCATTCTGGGTGAACCAGACCGTCGCGCAGCGGTGGGCCGTCATTAGCGATCCCGACTATTCTCGCGGCGAGCGCGCCGCCAAGCGGCTCGACCCCATGGGCATCGGTCGCACGATCACGACGAAGATCAACGCCAACATCGGCGCGTCGCCGGTCGCCAGCGATACAAAGGAAGAGGTCGACAAGCTTATGTGGGCGCAGAAATACGGCGCCGACACGCTGATGGACCTTTCGACCGGCGGGAATCTCGTGGAGTGCCGGCAGGCGATCATCGACCACAGCACCATCCCCATTGGCACCGTGCCGATCTACAGCATGATCATCGGGCGGAATATCGAGGAGCTGACCGAGGGCGACATCCTCAAGGAAGTCGAGCGGCAGGCGCAGCAGGGCGTCGATTATTTCACGATCCACGCCGGCGTTCTGCTGGAGAACCTGCACCTCATTAAGAAGCGCGTGACGGGGCTCGTCAGCCGCGGCGGCAGCCTGCTCGCCAAGTGGATGATCACGCACAACAAGCAGAACCCGATGTACACGCTCTTCGACGAGATCAGCGCGATCATGCGGGAGTACGACGTGACCTATTCGCTGGGCGATGGCGTGCGACCGGGCTGCCTGGCCGACGCGGGCGACGCGGCGCAGATCGCGGAGTTGGAGACGCTCGGCGAACTCACGCAGCGGGCCCGCGAGAAGGGCGTGCAGGTCATGGTCGAAGGGCCGGGTCACGTCCCGCTGCACGAGATCGCCTGGAACATGCAGATCGAGCAGAAGATCTGTGATGACGCGCCGTTCTACGTGCTTGGGCCGCTCGTGACGGACGTCTTCCCCGGCTACGACCACATCACGAGCTGCATCGGCGCGACGGAGGCGGCGCGGTCGGGCGCGGCGATGCTCTGCTACGTCACGCCGAAGGAGCACGTCGGCCTGCCCAAGGCGCAGGATGTCAAGGAGGGCTGCATCGCCTACAAGATCGCGGCGCACGCCGGCGACATCGCCCGCGGGATCGTCGCCGCGCGCCAGTGGGACGACGACATGAGCCGGGCCCGGGCGGCGCTGAACTGGCCGAAGCAGTTCGAGATCGCCTTCGACGGCGAGACGGCCCGCGCCCTGCACGATGAGGACCTGGACGTTGATACGGACTTCTGCGCGATGTGCGGTCACGACTGGTGCAGCATGCGGATCAGCAAGGAGATCCAGGAATTCGCCAGCGGCAAGGCCGAGGGCTTTCAGCCGGTAAAGCGCGCGGTCAAGAGCCCGGGGCTGACGCAGGAGCAGGTGGAGTTTCTGTCGCATCGAGGCGCCAAGCACGCGTGCCATAGCGACATCGTGGCGGATGATGAGGAGGCGAAGCGGGTGCAGGAGCAATACGTTCAGCTGAACGTCGGTGCGTAAGAGCATGTCATCCGTTTACATTGAAACAACGATTCCGAGCTATTACTTCGAGACGCGCAAGGACGCGCGCTCGGTGGCATGGCGTGAGGCCACGCGGGAGTGGTGGGATCGAGAGCGGCGTCGATATCGCATTGTGACTTCCGCGTATGTTCTCGCCGAACTCGCTCTCTCGCCACCCGAAAAGGCGGCTAAGGGTCGCATCCTGATCGCAAATGTGCCCTGGCTGAATGCGCCACCGGGTGCTCGGGAAGTGGCCCAATACTATATCGACCACCAGCTTATGCCGAAGGACGCCGAAGGTGACGCGATGCATCTCGCGCTTGCATCGATCCACGGTATTGATTTTCTCTTGACATGGAATTGCCAACACCTGGCCAACATGAATAAAATACGACACCTGAGTGTTCTCAACGCTCGATTGGAGCTTCCGGTGCCCGTGATTACAACGCCGCTTACCCTCATGACGGAGCGAAAATGATGAAGAAGAACAACGAACACATTGACTGGCAGAACGACCCCGTCGTCGAAGAGGTCCGTCGAGCGCGGCGCGCTTTGTGGAAACAGGCCGGCAGTACGGTCGAGGGCCTGATGCGGCTTGTCGCGAAACGAGAATCAGGCAACCGTCCCGCCGATGCGCGGTCGCCCCGACGTCGTACGCGCGCGCGAGTGCGAAAGTCGCAATCCGCTAAGTGAACCCATAGCGACCGATTGAATCTTGGATCGGAACTGAGGATAAGGAGACGACACATGCCAAAATACCTGATCGAACGACAAATGCCGGGAGCCGGGAAGTTCTCGAAGGAGGAGCTCAAGGCGATCGCCCAGAAATCGACGGGCGTGCTGCGGAGCCTGGGGCCGCAGATCCAGTGGCAGCACAGCTACGTCACGGGCGACGTGGTCTACAGCATCTACATCGCCCCGAACGAGGAGATCATCCGCGACCATGCGAAACGCGGAGAATTCCCCTGCAACCGCGTCGCCGAGATCAAGACGACCATCGATCCGACGACGGCGGAGTAGAGAGTTCGTCGCGATGGCCGCGCTCTATCAATGACATCGCGCCCGCGCCATGCGATTCAGGGCAAGGGCAGACCTAGGACCGGAATATTGACCAGTGAACACTCGAAGATTGACGCGGCTGTTCCTCATCTCATGCTTCGGCGCACCTCTTGGCTGTGGTTGCGCCAAGGTCTCCATGAATCCAGGAGGAGGCCGGGCATATTCGAACCTCGCTGGATCATGGTGGATCTCCCTTGGGGACTTCTACGCTTCCATGAAGTCCAAGGGATATCCTGGCGACACCAGCATTCCGCCGAGTTGGAAAAACAGGCATATCCTTCTGTTTAAAATCGAGGACGATGGCCATTTTGATTGGTCGCGCACAGAGTGCGGCGTCACCGAAGGATTTCGAAATCTTGCGATGAAAGGGGATCGGCGCAAGGGTTTGCGATATCCCTACGGGGATTTTGAAGTGTTAAGCGCGAAATACCGCCCTACGCGTAGTCAAGTGACCATCCGCCGCGCCTGGGACGACGGAGTGTCCTACCCATGGGACACGCTCACTTTGACGGCGAGATTGAAATCAGACGGCAGCGCAGTGTTCACGCAAACTGTTGCTGGAAGGGACTCTGGATCAATTACAAATGGCGTCCAGCTTCGATGTCACCGTGGACTGAGTGATTTCAAATCGGAAACAAGATCGTCTATCGCCGGGTGCTGGGCTCTTGACGGGGCAGATGAAAAGATCGTCTTGGTGATACGCCCCAATGGCACGTTCGATTGGACCGGCACGGTCGAAGGAATGTTGGGTGGAATGTACCAGCTCGAAATTCCCGGCAACAAAAGTTTCAACCGCATGGACGGCACGTTGTACGATGTAGTGTCGTCGTGCTATTCAGCGGAAGAGAGTCAGATAACTTTACAGGCTTCAAGAGAAGACGACAAAGGAGCCTTGAGAGAGGTTGTGAGATTCCAGTTTCACGCAACTAAACTGGACAGTGAACATATCGACTTTGAATTTTCCGCGAACGAAGGCAGCGAAAAAGAACATCGCGGCAAGGCCACTCTACATCGCGTGGAAAACGTATCTGGTCGAGCGGAATCCGCAATGATCGCTTTCGCAGCCCCGGAAAACGAAGTGCGAACGAAAACCGAGACCATTAAGAAATAGAGTGGTGGCGAGGCGTCGAGCCAGAATTCGTTAAATGCAGGAATCCTAGACCAAAAGGAGACGGATCATGCCAAAGTATTTGATCGAACGGGAGATTCCGGGCGTGGGGAAACTGACGCCTCAGCAGCTTCAGGCGATTTCGCAGAAATCGTGCGGCGTCCTGAAGAACCTCGGCCCGCAGATTCAGTGGCTGCACAGCTATGTCACGGGCGACAAGGTCTATTGCGTCTACATCGCCCCGAACGAGGAGATGGTGCGGGAGCACGCCAGGCGCGGCGAGTTCCCCTGCAACCGGGTCAGCGAGATCAAGACGACGATCGACCCGACGACGGCGGAGTAGCTCACGCGACCCCTGCCCTTGGCTGGTGAATGACGGAGCGCGGAGAGGCAGCCCACGTGCGCCCCCGTGAGCGTTCGCACTCCCCGTCGTTGCTCCTATGGCGATCCCCATCAGGAGCCTCCATGACCACCGCATACTCCGTCCTCGGTCTGTATCTGGCCCTCGTCCACCCTACCGCCTGTTTCCCGGGGCCGACCAAAAAACCCTCGGCGCAAAAATCCTCCCCGCGCGACAAGTCCAAATCCGCAACACCGCCCGCCCGATCCGGTCATAACCTCGTCTTCGACCCCGTCCGAAAGATGGTGCTGCTGGTCAACGGTGACCAGAAAAAAGGGCTCCGCGAGATCTGGGGATGGAACGGCCGGCGATGGAGCGTCGTCGATCGAAAGGCGCCGCGTTGTCGATCCCTCGGCGGCGTGGCCTTCGACGCCAAGCGCAAAGTACTCGTACTTTACGGCGGCTCGGAGGGGGACCCTTTGCGTTATCCGTCGGGCGTGACGGAATACGATGGAAAGAAGTGGCGCACCCTCAAGGCCGACGAGCCCGGCCCGCGTGACCACATGGCGATGGTGTATGACGCCGACCTCGGCAAGTGCGTCGTTTTCGGCGGCCAGCGGGAGGACGCCAAGACCTTCCTCAACGATACGTGGCTGTGGGATGGCAAGACCTGGGAGCAGGT from the Phycisphaerae bacterium genome contains:
- a CDS encoding PQQ-dependent sugar dehydrogenase, with translation MQYLLLRSRWPVAISLTVIIASILVGGCPPAPPPPTADNIGLQLVADGLTAPVDLAAPPDGSGRLFVVDQPGRIRVIDAGGGLLPTPFLDVADRVVSLSAAYDERGLLGMAFHPDYASNGRFFVFYNPNNGAMITGWDMNVRVSEFHVSGDPSVADAGSEIVLLTVGKPQGNHNGGQLAFDPDGFLLFGIGDGGGAGDSGDGHNPTIGNAQDKTTLLGKILRINVNAGSPYGIPADNPFVAEAGARPEIYVLGARNPWRFSFDSGGERRLFVADVGQNLFEEVSIAAKGDNLGWRIREGAGCFDPADSNNPPAQCANTAADGEPLIPPILQYPHSDSSGGPSGIAVIGGFVYRGGAIPGLTGRYVFGDWSKGFLFPDGSLFVGTEAGDGSWTMEHLTVRDRSGGRIGEFLLGMGRDMAGELYLLSSANSGPTGNTGKVYKVVP
- a CDS encoding DinB family protein; translated protein: MHDLDRFQAFLRYSEWANEQLLRAAAGLNDEQLDQCFDMGRGTLRKTFMHLWAGESVWLARWKGKTETPWPDEELKATVPNIDERFKGVYSDRAPFMATLKDADVGRVITYRDSKGSLYKASLGDMIMQGITHSIHHRAQAVNMLRRLGASAPEVDYMYWVRKPA
- a CDS encoding cupin domain-containing protein, producing the protein MHDAILKRFDAPDETRTFERGKFDVIRMGAMTIGRATYEPGWKWSIHVGAATGAALCQVEHVGMVVSGRAMVKMADGREIEMKPGDVFYVAPGHDSWVVGDEPYVSLHFLGADDYAA
- a CDS encoding alpha/beta hydrolase-fold protein, with product MPSTQRCERSRRHSTPIGFLIVLLLPVGAFAQQSHWATKMDAAWTAAQSADEAKDWKRAAGYYREVLLLIPHESTSKVALARCLAQLGETDEPLRLLETAVENGWNQTQALREEPAFEGMRRDPRYQRLYERIAEIEKENIVVYLPPGLDKAQPAPLIVAFHGRNENPHAFVPTWRDAANSLGAVIVAPRGVHRVSDNLLNVWESPEATRDRDTSRIDLAACRRLADEAIRLARKKAAINERRIVLTGYSQGGVVALRLLCDSPKQFAGAFAQATVYKPLGEEAWRAARIERAGRVYLLSGELDTLRPRSEDAYKELKAAGWSVELEIVSGCGHEPPEDNSRRQIEAIRFILGAPIPDG
- a CDS encoding dienelactone hydrolase family protein — translated: MRPVSFLVMSYVMFLATSMTAAQESNRPGAGPAKLSVAKMIHETVTITQGDAKLSCYLARQDSATPLPGLLLIHEWWGLNDWVKQQADRYAQKGYVVLAVDLYRGEVAADRDHAHELMRGLSDDRAMADLRAGFDYLVRHEATKGQRIGVMGWCMGGGFALKLAIAEPKVACTVVCYGRPVTDVAELRKIKGPLLGIWGETDRGIEVEPFKKALNEAGVKATHHIYPGAGHAFLNETNKKGYHAEQAKKAWGEIEHFLEANLRK
- a CDS encoding TIGR03435 family protein, which produces MRSRCIVVVLCATAHPSFLRAEPGESPSKQAARPPVIQVGQADLVGKPAPALTIEKFLQAPPRVVPSWESLKGKCVVLEFWATWCAPCVGAIPHMNELAGRFKDKPIVFISVTHEPEAKIIPFLKRRSMSSWIGLDTDRSFFRDYNVKGIPHTVLVDARGTVAAIGYPHDVTVEALESLISGKPVILRPAEDERPVVPAKREEPVAAEPMFEIVIRPTAEGFGAGTTIGVGKMSLVSNPPLNLLSSVYQTPAYLVDLRATLPDGYYDVVASLPAGKAEQLYPLLRRATETAFGITTRRERRESDVYVLTLPEGGSSLLKPTAMASGGSGTRSSTDKIELTGETLKRLAALLGTRLSTPVIDETGLAGRYDIKLKWEGDGPEPVIQAVEQTLGLELRPARRRVEFLVVENESRGGERSHDDIED
- a CDS encoding cupin domain-containing protein, which translates into the protein MSKINLAEKFARIPEPWKPHIVAEVNDCYVKLGKFKDEFVWHHHENEDEMFLVVKGCFTMKLRDGDLHIKEGEMVVIPRGVEHLPVADHGEACVMLIEPKTTLNTGNVRNERTVERLKRI
- a CDS encoding peptidase E; translated protein: MKRQIVVLGGGGFSAQPDNRLLDDYALRLTRKQAPRVCFVATAGGDNPDYVKRFYAAFRWPRAKASHLPLFARDSATPREQLLAQDLIYVGGGNTANLLAVWRLHGVDQIMREAWQRGIVLAGVCAGMLCWFEGGVTDSFGPLAAVRNGLGILSGSACPYYDADPLRRPTYHRKIRDGLPGGYAADVDAALHFVGTRLKACLSSRRGARAYRVELRAGAVRETALPTRLLGARQKTKHTRQRRNTNDGDKS
- the thiC gene encoding phosphomethylpyrimidine synthase ThiC, with amino-acid sequence MTQLQSARKGIVTPEMVRVAQRECVTPEFIRDEVARGRIVIPANVRHLAGAAGQSSNSELRISNSESQNRNRRASEDHSPSIRQSTWLPAGHPGHRADAAFWVNQTVAQRWAVISDPDYSRGERAAKRLDPMGIGRTITTKINANIGASPVASDTKEEVDKLMWAQKYGADTLMDLSTGGNLVECRQAIIDHSTIPIGTVPIYSMIIGRNIEELTEGDILKEVERQAQQGVDYFTIHAGVLLENLHLIKKRVTGLVSRGGSLLAKWMITHNKQNPMYTLFDEISAIMREYDVTYSLGDGVRPGCLADAGDAAQIAELETLGELTQRAREKGVQVMVEGPGHVPLHEIAWNMQIEQKICDDAPFYVLGPLVTDVFPGYDHITSCIGATEAARSGAAMLCYVTPKEHVGLPKAQDVKEGCIAYKIAAHAGDIARGIVAARQWDDDMSRARAALNWPKQFEIAFDGETARALHDEDLDVDTDFCAMCGHDWCSMRISKEIQEFASGKAEGFQPVKRAVKSPGLTQEQVEFLSHRGAKHACHSDIVADDEEAKRVQEQYVQLNVGA
- a CDS encoding DUF4242 domain-containing protein, giving the protein MPKYLIERQMPGAGKFSKEELKAIAQKSTGVLRSLGPQIQWQHSYVTGDVVYSIYIAPNEEIIRDHAKRGEFPCNRVAEIKTTIDPTTAE